In a single window of the Phocoena sinus isolate mPhoSin1 chromosome 7, mPhoSin1.pri, whole genome shotgun sequence genome:
- the C7H2orf66 gene encoding uncharacterized protein C2orf66 homolog, translating into MPKALLLLALALVLLGLVHGAVLRNKEKWKPLNNPRNRDLFFRTLQAYFKGRGLDLGMFSNISCMNENPRPLSFQSELITSAFADYEEQKNSFPNYLKV; encoded by the exons ATGCCCAAAGCACTCCTGCTGCTGGCTCTTGCCCTGGTGCTACTTGGGCTTGTGCATGGAGCCGTgttgagaaacaaagaaaaatggaagccCCTCAACAATCCTAGAAACCGAGATCTG tttTTCAGAACCCTTCAGGcatattttaaaggaagaggTCTTGATCTtggaatgttttcaaatatttcctgcaTGAATGAGAATCCCAGACCTCTCTCTTTCCAATCAGAACTTATTACTTCTGCATTTGCAGAttatgaagaacagaaaaactcCTTCCCCAATTACCTCAAAGTCTGA